In Abyssibacter profundi, a single window of DNA contains:
- the lgt gene encoding prolipoprotein diacylglyceryl transferase has protein sequence MLVHPNFDPVAISLGPIKVHWYGLSYLIGFTLAWALGRYRASKPDWPWTKDQISDLLFYVVLGIIIGGRLGSVLFYNFDAFLENPSMIYKVWQGGMSFHGGLIGVMVCLIFYARKVQKSFWEVGDMVVVLAPAGIFCGRIGNFINGELWGGPTDLPWGMVFHHPAAGDFPRHPSQLYEAGLEGLLLLTILWVFTLRPRPRMAASGLFLVLYAVFRSLIEFVREPDAHIGYLAWGWVTMGQALSLPMLIAGAVLLAIAYTRRIYDRPLDAARS, from the coding sequence ATGCTTGTTCATCCCAATTTTGATCCGGTGGCGATCTCGCTCGGCCCGATCAAGGTGCATTGGTACGGTCTGTCCTACCTGATCGGATTCACCCTGGCCTGGGCGTTGGGCCGCTACCGGGCGTCCAAGCCCGACTGGCCCTGGACCAAGGATCAGATCTCGGATCTGTTGTTCTACGTGGTGCTGGGCATCATTATCGGCGGCCGTCTCGGCAGCGTGTTGTTCTACAACTTCGATGCGTTTCTCGAGAACCCGTCGATGATCTACAAGGTCTGGCAGGGTGGCATGAGCTTCCACGGTGGCCTGATAGGCGTGATGGTCTGCCTGATTTTCTACGCGCGCAAAGTGCAGAAATCGTTCTGGGAAGTCGGCGACATGGTGGTGGTGCTGGCGCCGGCAGGCATCTTTTGCGGGCGGATTGGCAACTTCATCAACGGCGAATTGTGGGGCGGCCCCACGGACCTGCCCTGGGGCATGGTGTTCCATCATCCGGCGGCCGGCGATTTTCCGCGGCACCCCTCGCAGTTGTACGAGGCCGGCCTGGAAGGGCTGTTGCTGCTGACGATTCTTTGGGTCTTCACGCTACGGCCTCGACCGCGCATGGCAGCCTCAGGACTGTTCCTGGTGTTGTATGCCGTCTTTCGTTCACTCATCGAGTTCGTCCGCGAGCCCGACGCCCACATTGGCTACCTGGCCTGGGGCTGGGTCACCATGGGGCAGGCCTTGTCGCTGCCCATGCTGATTGCCGGCGCGGTGTTGCTCGCAATCGCCTACACGCGCAGGATTTACGACCGCCCGTTGGATGCCGCCCGCTCATGA
- a CDS encoding dihydrofolate reductase has protein sequence MRLIAVVAADEANVIGVDGDLPWRLPNDLKHFKAVTLGHPVLMGRKTYESIGRPLPGRLNLVLTRQADWRAEGVTTVQTLEQAEAVVGPAAEVMVIGGGEIYRLLWSRIDAIELTRVHTRLDGDTYFPAFAAPGWVCRSSERHAADPRHAYDYSFERWERLSSA, from the coding sequence GTGAGGCTGATCGCCGTGGTCGCGGCCGATGAGGCCAACGTCATCGGTGTGGACGGTGATCTGCCCTGGCGTTTGCCGAATGATCTCAAGCATTTCAAGGCCGTGACCCTGGGCCATCCCGTATTGATGGGGCGCAAGACCTACGAATCGATTGGTCGCCCCTTGCCAGGGCGGCTCAATCTGGTGCTGACGCGTCAGGCCGACTGGCGGGCTGAGGGCGTGACGACCGTGCAGACGCTGGAGCAGGCCGAAGCGGTGGTAGGTCCGGCTGCGGAGGTCATGGTGATTGGCGGCGGTGAAATTTATCGCCTGCTGTGGTCGCGTATCGACGCCATTGAGCTGACACGGGTCCACACCCGACTGGACGGGGACACCTATTTCCCGGCCTTTGCCGCGCCAGGCTGGGTGTGTCGGTCGTCGGAGCGACATGCCGCAGACCCCCGCCATGCCTACGACTACAGTTTCGAACGATGGGAGCGCCTGTCGTCAGCCTAG
- a CDS encoding alpha/beta fold hydrolase: MRRGVPVFGVWLLGLGLSACLAPPYETGPAAEIAASAQTFQQSVNGRSLHWVEVGPATSLPVLMLHGTPGRWQAWGDYLNAPALAGLRRIAIDRPGFGNSAAGGVETSLQRQADWLANLYADRGPLLVVGHSLGGSLALRLLRDHPELVRGVVLVAASLDPAAEAPRWFNRVAQWPPVRWLLPEPLARANAEVIALQHELRALWADWTPDATPVVLIQGMEDRLVWPQTADFAEARWPSQTLQVQRLEQAGHFVLWDQPDIVIEAIVQLAMAR, translated from the coding sequence TTGCGACGCGGCGTCCCGGTGTTCGGGGTGTGGCTGCTGGGCCTTGGCCTGTCGGCCTGTCTGGCCCCTCCGTACGAGACCGGTCCCGCGGCCGAGATCGCAGCGTCGGCGCAGACCTTCCAGCAGTCCGTGAATGGTCGCTCCCTGCACTGGGTCGAAGTCGGCCCCGCAACCAGTCTGCCCGTTCTGATGCTGCACGGCACGCCAGGCCGCTGGCAGGCCTGGGGGGACTATCTGAATGCCCCGGCACTTGCAGGCTTGCGTCGCATCGCCATTGATCGGCCCGGCTTTGGCAATAGCGCGGCGGGTGGGGTGGAGACCAGCCTGCAACGCCAAGCCGATTGGCTGGCCAATCTCTACGCAGACCGGGGGCCGCTACTGGTGGTCGGCCATAGTTTGGGTGGCTCGCTGGCCCTGCGGCTGCTGCGTGACCACCCTGAACTGGTCCGAGGCGTGGTCCTCGTCGCGGCATCGCTGGACCCGGCGGCCGAGGCGCCGCGCTGGTTTAATCGTGTCGCTCAGTGGCCGCCTGTCCGCTGGCTGTTACCCGAGCCCTTGGCGCGGGCCAATGCCGAGGTGATTGCATTGCAGCACGAGCTGCGGGCGCTCTGGGCCGATTGGACACCGGACGCCACGCCGGTGGTGCTGATCCAGGGGATGGAGGATCGCCTGGTCTGGCCCCAGACCGCAGACTTTGCCGAGGCACGCTGGCCATCGCAGACCCTGCAAGTTCAGCGCTTGGAGCAGGCCGGCCATTTTGTCCTGTGGGATCAGCCGGACATCGTGATCGAGGCCATTGTGCAGCTGGCGATGGCCCGATGA
- a CDS encoding thymidylate synthase, whose amino-acid sequence MKQYLDLMQHVLDHGTDKSDRTGTGTRSVFGYQMRFDLADGFPMVTTKKLHLRSIIHELLWFIAGDTNTAYLKANGVSIWDEWATEDGDLGPVYGKQWRAWEGPNGVVVDQLAELVHNLKTNPDSRRHVLSAWNPTVLPDPSKSPVENAEAGLQALPPCHCLFQFYVADGKLSCQLYQRSADIFLGVPFNIASYALLTMMLAQVCGYQPGDFVHTLGDAHLYSNHLEQAALQLTRQPYPLPTMHLDASVTDIEAFRFEHFRLEGYTSHPHIKAQVSV is encoded by the coding sequence ATGAAGCAGTATCTCGACCTGATGCAACACGTGCTGGACCACGGCACCGACAAAAGTGACCGGACGGGAACTGGCACGCGGTCGGTGTTTGGCTACCAGATGCGCTTTGATCTGGCCGACGGGTTCCCGATGGTCACGACCAAGAAACTGCATTTGCGCTCGATTATTCACGAGCTGCTGTGGTTTATTGCCGGCGACACCAACACCGCTTATCTCAAGGCCAATGGGGTGTCGATCTGGGACGAGTGGGCGACCGAAGACGGGGATCTCGGGCCGGTTTACGGTAAGCAATGGCGTGCCTGGGAAGGACCGAATGGCGTGGTGGTGGATCAGCTGGCCGAACTGGTCCACAACCTGAAGACGAATCCGGATTCCCGGCGCCACGTGTTGTCGGCATGGAACCCCACGGTGCTGCCCGATCCGAGCAAGTCGCCGGTGGAGAATGCCGAGGCCGGCCTGCAGGCCCTGCCGCCCTGTCATTGCCTGTTCCAGTTTTATGTCGCCGACGGCAAGCTCTCCTGCCAGCTGTACCAGCGCAGTGCGGACATCTTTCTCGGTGTGCCGTTCAATATCGCGTCCTACGCATTGCTAACGATGATGCTGGCGCAGGTCTGCGGGTATCAGCCCGGCGACTTCGTGCATACGCTGGGCGATGCGCACCTGTATTCCAATCACTTGGAACAGGCGGCCCTGCAGCTCACCCGCCAGCCGTATCCGCTGCCGACCATGCATTTGGATGCCAGTGTCACGGACATTGAAGCCTTCCGATTCGAGCACTTCCGATTGGAGGGCTATACCTCGCATCCGCACATCAAGGCCCAGGTGTCGGTGTGA